One Variovorax sp. PBL-E5 genomic region harbors:
- the traF gene encoding conjugative transfer signal peptidase TraF — protein MSRLLKRITIGTAIGGAAVLALGVACYAAGARVNTTKSIPVGLYWASSAPVEKGAYVMFCPPQVGVFGDAKERGYIGGGFCPGGYGYLMKKVLAAKADAVTVADDGVRVNGALLPLSAPLKTDKAGRPLPRYQTNSYELGNSEVLLMSDVSGTSFDGRYFGPVNVSQIKTVIVPVITW, from the coding sequence ATGAGCCGCTTGCTGAAACGGATCACCATCGGCACCGCCATCGGCGGCGCTGCCGTGCTCGCCTTGGGCGTTGCCTGCTATGCAGCCGGTGCCCGCGTCAACACCACGAAGAGCATTCCCGTCGGCCTCTATTGGGCAAGCAGCGCGCCGGTAGAGAAGGGCGCTTACGTCATGTTTTGCCCGCCGCAAGTCGGCGTGTTCGGTGACGCCAAGGAACGGGGCTACATCGGGGGCGGGTTCTGCCCTGGCGGCTACGGCTACCTCATGAAAAAGGTTTTAGCCGCTAAAGCCGATGCCGTCACCGTGGCCGATGACGGCGTGCGAGTGAATGGCGCACTGCTGCCACTGAGCGCACCGCTCAAGACCGACAAGGCTGGCCGGCCCTTGCCGCGCTACCAGACCAACAGCTACGAGCTGGGCAATTCCGAGGTGCTGCTTATGTCGGACGTGAGCGGCACATCGTTCGACGGCCGCTACTTCGGGCCGGTCAACGTTTCGCAAATCAAGACCGTGATCGTCCCGGTCATCACCTGGTAG
- a CDS encoding type IV secretory system conjugative DNA transfer family protein: protein MTKDRFNNAVGPQVRAEKEGPGKVIPALAVLSLGGGLQAATQFFAHDFKYQAALGAHINHIYPPWGIVQWAGKWYGQYPDAFMRAGSIGVTITGVGLISLVVAKMVLANSSKVNEYLHGSARWANVRDIQAAGLIPRARSFWQTITGKDAAASSGVYVGAWIDKKGKQHYLRHNGPEHVLCYAPTRSGKGVGLVVPTLLSWGHSAVITDLKGELWALTAGWRQKHAKNKVLRFEPATASGSVCWNPLDEIRLGTENEVGDVQNLATLIVDPDGKGLESHWQKTSQALLVGVILHALYKAKAEGTPATLPGVDAMLADPNRDIGELWMEMTTYSHVDGQVHPVVGSAARDMMDRPDEEAGSVLSTAKSYLALYRDPIVARNVSKSEFKIKDLMHHDNAVSLYIVTQPNDKARLRPLVRVMVNMIVRLLADKMDFENGRPVAHYKHRMLMMLDEFPSLGKLEIMQESLAFVAGYGIKCYLICQDINQLKSRETGYGHDESITSNCHVQNAYPPNRVETAEHLSKLTGQTTVAKEQITTSGRRTSALLGQVSRTIQEVQRPLLTPDECLRMPGPVKTEGGDIAKAGDMVVYVAGYPAIYGKQPLYFQDPTFQARAAIPAPKNSDKLRNSFVAPAGEGITI from the coding sequence ATGACAAAAGACAGGTTCAACAACGCGGTAGGGCCGCAGGTACGCGCCGAGAAGGAGGGGCCTGGCAAGGTCATCCCGGCGCTGGCCGTGCTGTCCCTTGGCGGCGGATTGCAGGCTGCTACGCAGTTCTTCGCCCATGACTTCAAGTACCAGGCCGCGCTTGGCGCGCACATCAACCACATTTACCCGCCGTGGGGAATCGTCCAGTGGGCCGGCAAGTGGTACGGCCAGTACCCCGACGCCTTCATGCGCGCCGGAAGCATCGGCGTCACGATTACCGGCGTTGGCCTCATCAGCCTGGTTGTCGCCAAGATGGTGCTGGCGAATTCATCGAAGGTGAACGAGTACCTGCACGGCTCGGCCCGCTGGGCGAACGTCAGGGACATTCAGGCGGCCGGCCTCATCCCGCGTGCGCGGTCGTTCTGGCAAACCATCACCGGCAAGGATGCGGCGGCCAGCTCAGGCGTCTACGTGGGCGCGTGGATCGACAAGAAGGGCAAGCAGCACTACTTGCGCCACAACGGGCCGGAGCATGTGCTTTGCTATGCGCCGACCCGTTCCGGCAAGGGCGTCGGCCTGGTGGTTCCTACGCTGCTGTCCTGGGGCCATAGCGCAGTCATCACCGACCTGAAAGGCGAGCTGTGGGCGCTGACGGCCGGATGGCGGCAGAAGCATGCGAAGAACAAGGTTCTGCGTTTCGAGCCGGCGACGGCCAGCGGTAGCGTTTGCTGGAACCCACTCGATGAAATCCGCCTTGGCACGGAAAACGAAGTGGGCGACGTGCAGAACCTCGCAACGCTGATCGTTGACCCGGACGGCAAGGGCCTCGAATCGCACTGGCAAAAGACCAGCCAGGCGCTGCTTGTCGGCGTGATCCTGCATGCGCTCTACAAGGCCAAGGCCGAAGGCACGCCGGCCACGCTGCCCGGCGTCGATGCCATGCTGGCCGACCCCAACCGCGACATTGGCGAGCTGTGGATGGAAATGACCACCTACAGCCACGTAGACGGCCAGGTCCACCCGGTTGTCGGCTCTGCCGCCCGCGACATGATGGACCGGCCCGACGAGGAAGCAGGATCGGTGCTGTCCACCGCCAAGTCCTACTTGGCCCTGTACCGCGATCCCATCGTGGCCCGCAACGTGAGCAAGTCCGAATTCAAGATCAAGGACTTGATGCACCACGACAACGCGGTGAGTCTCTACATCGTCACGCAGCCAAACGACAAGGCCCGCCTGCGGCCGTTGGTGCGGGTCATGGTGAACATGATCGTTCGCCTGCTGGCCGACAAGATGGACTTCGAGAACGGCCGTCCGGTGGCGCACTACAAGCACCGCATGCTGATGATGCTTGACGAGTTTCCCAGCCTGGGGAAGCTCGAAATCATGCAGGAGTCGCTGGCATTCGTGGCCGGCTACGGCATCAAGTGCTACCTGATTTGCCAGGACATTAACCAGCTCAAGAGCCGCGAAACCGGCTACGGCCACGACGAGAGCATCACGTCGAACTGCCACGTCCAGAACGCCTACCCACCGAACCGCGTTGAGACGGCCGAGCATCTTTCCAAGCTCACCGGCCAGACCACCGTAGCGAAGGAGCAGATCACCACCAGCGGCCGGCGCACGAGCGCTTTGCTGGGCCAGGTGTCGCGCACGATCCAGGAAGTTCAGCGCCCCTTGCTCACGCCCGATGAGTGCCTGCGCATGCCCGGCCCGGTGAAGACCGAGGGCGGCGACATTGCAAAGGCCGGCGACATGGTGGTGTACGTCGCGGGCTATCCCGCGATCTACGGCAAGCAGCCACTGTATTTCCAAGACCCGACCTTTCAGGCGCGGGCGGCGATTCCCGCACCGAAGAACAGCGACAAGCTGCGTAACAGCTTTGTCGCGCCCGCAGGGGAGGGGATCACGATATGA